From Zingiber officinale cultivar Zhangliang chromosome 5B, Zo_v1.1, whole genome shotgun sequence, the proteins below share one genomic window:
- the LOC121986407 gene encoding xylulose kinase 2-like, translating into MATSLPEDALFLGFDSSTQSLKATVLDGNLVIVASESIHFDSELPHYKTKDGVYRDPSENGRIVSPTLIWVEALDLLLEKLKSKVDYKKIIAISGSGQQHGSVYWSKNGKAILASLDPLKSLRIQLEDAFSVKDSPIWMDSSTTLQCKEIEVAVGGALELSKLTGSRAYERYTGPQIRKIYQTKPDVYNNTERISLVSSFMASLLIGDYARIDETDGAGMNLMDIKQRSWSKIVLEATAPGLEEKLGQLVPAHAVAGLISSYFVDRFDFRKDCVIIQWSGDNPNSLAGLTLNTPGDLAISLGTSDTVFGITSEPKPSLEGHVFPNPVDPNCYMVMLVYKNGSLTREDVRNRYAECSWDVFNSYLEKTPPLNGGRLGFYYKEHEILPPLPVGFHHYVLGSIDSLDEAEVSEVGEFDPPAEVRAIIEGQFLSMRGHAERFGMPTPPNRIIATGGASSNEYILKSIANIFGCPVYTVQRPDSASLGAALRAAHGWLCNKEGQFVPISSLYGDKLDKTSLSAKLASPAGDGNLLSKYTLLVNKRMQIEKSLLEKFGRG; encoded by the exons ATGGCCACCTCCTTGCCGGAAGATGCTCTCTTCCTCGGATTCGACAGCTCTACACA GTCACTGAAGGCTACTGTCCTAGATGGTAACCTTGTGATTGTTGCTTCAGAAAGCATTCATTTTGATTCTGAATTGCCACACTATAAAACCAAAGATGGGGTCTACAGAGATCCTTCTGAAAATGGAAGGATCGTATCGCCAACCCTGATTTGGGTGGAGGCTTTGGACTTATTgcttgagaaattgaaatcaaaagTGGACTATAAAAAGATAATAGCTATTTCGGGTAGTGGACAACAGCATGGTAGTGTGTACTGGAGTAAGAATGGAAAGGCTATATTAGCCTCTTTGGATCCATTAAAATCATTACGGATTCAATTGGAGGATGCTTTTTCAGTAAAGGATTCACCTATATGGATGGATAGTAGCACTACATTGCAGTGTAAAGAAATAGAGGTGGCTGTTGGGGGTGCTTTAGAGCTCTCAAAACTTACAGGATCGCGTGCCTATGAGAGATATACTGGGCCTCAAATACGAAAGATTTATCAAACAAAGCCAGATGTTTATAACAACACTGAGAGAATCTCCCTTGTTAGTTCTTTCATGGCTTCTCTTCTAATCGGTGATTATGCTAGAATTGATGAAACTGATGGAGCAGGGATGAACTTAATGGACATTAAACAGCGTAGCTGGTCAAAGATAGTTTTGGAG GCTACAGCACCAGGCTTGGAAGAAAAACTTGGACAGCTTGTTCCTGCTCATGCAGTTGCGGGTCTGATATCTTCCTATTTTGTTGATAG GTTTGACTTCAGAAAAGATTGTGTAATAATTCAATGGTCTGGGGACAATCCTAATAGTCTTGCAG GTTTGACCCTCAATACTCCTGGTGATCTAGCTATTAGTCTTGGAACAAGTGATACA GTATTTGGAATTACTAGTGAACCCAAACCAAGTTTAGAAGGACATGTTTTTCCAAACCCTGTTGACCCGAACTGTTACATGGTTATGTTGGTTTATAAAAATGGTTCACTTACTCGCGAAG ATGTACGAAACCGTTATGCAGAATGCTCTTGGGATGTTTTCAACAGCTATTTGGAGAAAACACCTCCTCTAAATG GTGGAAGATTAGGATTCTACTACAAAGAGCATGAGATCTTGCCTCCACTCCCCG TTGGATTCCACCATTATGTTCTTGGAAGCATTGACTCATTAGATGAAGCAGAGGTTTCAGAAGTTGGGGAGTTTGATCCTCCTGCAGAG GTGCGTGCAATAATCGAAGGCCAGTTCCTCTCAATGCGAGGTCATGCTGAGAGGTTCGGTATGCCAACTCCTCCAAACCGGATAATTGCAACTGGTGGCGCATCATCAAATGAGTATATTCTTAAATCCATTGCCAACATTTTTGGTTGTCCAGTCTATACAGTACAACGACCCG ATTCTGCTTCCTTGGGGGCAGCTCTGAGGGCTGCTCATGGATGGTTGTGCAACAAAGAAGGCCAGTTTGTGCCGATCTCAAGCTTGTATGGTGACAAGCTCGATAAAACCTCTTTGAGCGCGAAGCTTGCGTCCCCGGCCGGTGATGGAAATCTTCTTTCCAAGTACACTTTGCTGGTGAACAAGAGAATGCAGATTGAGAAAAGCCTCCTGGAAAAGTTTGGCCGAGGATAA
- the LOC121987168 gene encoding G-type lectin S-receptor-like serine/threonine-protein kinase At4g27290 — protein MKTIILLHLLLLSLFDGAILVPGQSGDIDTMAPSSSIVYGETLSSAGGIFELGFFSPGDDGSKHYLGIWFKNISAMTAVWVANRDSPLQSARGSLNLTADGNLVLFNGTGFVVWSAGTSGTVNAALQLLDTGNLVLRGGAAAVWQSIDHPTDTSLAGMKIGLDRRRNVDRYLTSWKTASDPSPGEFSYRMESKGVPQLFLRRGAGDVVYRSGPWNGKGFSGRPRTATEPLFQFAYADDREGLYYTFQNSDPAILMRVYLNEAGDFQRWTWTKGSDRWNLFWKVPEDQCDNYGICGRNGVCTTAYSPPCQCLPGFIPAYPEAWSLRNNTDGCARRTGLNCSTDGFLPVQNVKLPDTVNATAANKTPGECMSWCLSNCSCTAYALIRDTECIVWSGDLLDVRDFADGGDEVYIRLAASELGNVFFLIRIQLLFKNLNPTNSFLVESLRGGGGGARKKKAPKAVIISVAIFVPSSACLLLALWLRCRRRTQGKIDFDFDLAYHAQSWDSWGIKFPYPRNEEQMLELKLYEMSTIRAATSDFSMENLLGEGGFGPVYKGLMEDGLEVAVKRLSKSSTQGIEEFRNEPHLVVQLQHNNLVRLLGCCIEEGERILVYEYMPNKSLDTFIFDRVKSELLDWQTRLKIIEGVARGLLYLHRDSRVKIIHRDLKVSNILLDIDMTPKISDFGMAKIFKADQTEERTERLAGTYGYMSPEYIIEGLFSEKSDVFSFGVILLEILSGKKSRTLGKLQPHKNFLILNAWSLWKEERCLELVDEAMGDSYPRSIVKRFIQVGLLCVQERSDDRPTMENVVVALSSEDVTLSNPSDVVVHATSTMSANEKDWSSSNELTITQLEGR, from the exons ATGAAAACAAtaattcttcttcatcttcttctgctCAGTCTGTTCGATGGAGCAATTCTGGTTCCTGGCCAGTCAG GTGATATTGATACAATGGCTCCGAGCAGTTCGATCGTGTACGGCGAAACTTTATCCTCTGCCGGAGGAATCTTTGAATTGGGGTTCTTCAGTCCCGGCGACGACGGCAGCAAGCACTACTTGGGCATCTGGTTCAAGAACATCTCGGCGATGACTGCGGTGTGGGTGGCCAACAGGGACAGCCCCTTGCAGAGCGCCCGGGGCTCGCTCAACCTCACCGCTGACGGGAATCTTGTCCTCTTCAACGGCACCGGCTTCGTCGTCTGGTCGGCCGGCACGTCGGGCACCGTAAACGCTGCTCTGCAGCTCCTGGACACCGGCAACCTTGTGCTCAGAGGAGGCGCTGCCGCCGTCTGGCAAAGCATCGACCACCCGACCGATACTTCCCTCGCCGGAATGAAGATCGGATTGGACCGCCGGAGGAACGTCGACAGGTATCTGACCTCGTGGAAGACGGCTTCCGATCCGTCGCCGGGGGAGTTCTCTTACAGGATGGAGAGCAAGGGAGTTCCGCAGCTGTTCTTGCGGAGAGGAGCCGGAGACGTCGTCTACCGCAGCGGGCCGTGGAACGGAAAAGGCTTCAGCGGTCGGCCAAGGACGGCGACTGAACCTCTGTTCCAGTTCGCTTACGCCGACGATCGGGAGGGGTTGTACTACACGTTTCAGAATTCGGACCCTGCGATTCTCATGAGGGTGTATCTGAACGAGGCCGGAGATTTCCAGCGGTGGACGTGGACGAAAGGGAGCGACCGGTGGAACCTGTTCTGGAAGGTGCCGGAGGACCAGTGCGACAACTACGGGATCTGCGGCCGCAACGGCGTCTGCACCACCGCCTACTCGCCCCCGTGCCAGTGCCTGCCGGGCTTCATACCCGCGTACCCCGAGGCCTGGAGCCTTAGGAACAACACCGACGGCTGCGCGAGGAGGACCGGCCTGAATTGCTCCACCGACGGCTTCCTTCCCGTGCAGAACGTCAAGCTCCCCGACACCGTCAACGCCACCGCCGCCAACAAGACCCCCGGCGAGTGCATGAGCTGGTGCCTGAGCAACTGCTCCTGCACGGCTTACGCTTTGATCAGAGACACCGAGTGCATAGTTTGGTCCGGCGATCTCCTCGACGTCAGAGACTTCGCTGACGGAGGTGATGAAGTCTACATTCGGCTCGCGGCTTCCGAATTGGGTAACGTCTTCTTCCTCATCAGAATCCAGCTCTTGTTCAAGAATCTTAATCCGACCAATTCCTTTCTTGTAGAATCTCtaagaggcggcggcggcggcgcaaggaagaagaaagcccCCAAGGCTGTGATCATCTCTGTGGCGATCTTCGTTCCCTCATCGGCTTGCTTGCTTTTAGCTCTGTGGCTGAGATGCAGAAGAAGAACACAAGGTAAGATCGACTTCGACTTCGACCTTGCTTATCATGCACAATCTTGGGACAGCTGGGGAATAAAATTCCCCTATCCCC GAAACGAAGAACAAATGCTAGAGCTGAAACTGTATGAAATGTCCACAATACGAGCAGCCACAAGTGATTTCTCCATGGAAAACCTTCTCGGTGAAGGTGGATTTGGCCCTGTGTACAAG GGTCTAATGGAAGATGGACTGGAAGTTGCCGTCAAGAGATTGTCAAAAAGCTCGACCCAAGGCATAGAGGAGTTCAGAAATGAGCCTCATCTGGTAGTGCAACTTCAACACAACAATCTAGTTCGTTTGCTTGGATGCTGCATTGAGGAAGGAGAAAGGATTTTAGTCTATGAATACATGCCTAACAAGAGTTTGGATACTTTTATTTTCG ATAGAGTCAAGAGCGAATTGTTGGATTGGCAAACGCGCTTGAAAATTATAGAGGGAGTTGCTCGGGGACTTCTTTACCTTCACCGCGACTCGAGAGTGAAAATAATACACAGAGATTTGAAGGTAAGTAACATCCTACTCGACATCGATATGACACCGAAGATATCAGATTTTGGGATGGCAAAAATTTTCAAAGCGGATCAAACTGAAGAAAGAACTGAAAGACTAGCCGGGACATA TGGATATATGTCGCCCGAGTATATAATTGAAGGTTTATTTTCAGAGAAGTCTGATGTCTTCAGCTTTGGTGTCATACTTTTGGAAATTCTAAGTGGAAAGAAGAGTAGAACATTAGGCAAATTGCAACCtcataaaaacttccttatacttAAT GCATGGAGCCTTTGGAAGGAAGAAAGATGCCTAGAACTAGTTGATGAAGCAATGGGAGATTCGTACCCAAGATCGATAGTTAAGAGATTCATCCAAGTAGGGCTTTTGTGTGTGCAAGAACGAAGTGATGACAGACCGACAATGGAGAATGTGGTTGTAGCGTTAAGTAGTGAAGACGTTACACTATCCAATCCTAGTGATGTTGTTGTCCACGCAACAAGCACAATGAGTGCAAATGAAAAAGATTGGAGTTCTAGCAACGAGCTAACAATAACACAATTAGAGGGTCGTTGA